One Microplitis demolitor isolate Queensland-Clemson2020A chromosome 2, iyMicDemo2.1a, whole genome shotgun sequence DNA segment encodes these proteins:
- the LOC103574780 gene encoding uncharacterized protein LOC103574780 isoform X2 yields the protein MDDEDGEASNNDSWTIPEQLSYKETKLTDELKRFNSANQCAMDIYDNKDDSDDRLSNQVAYRGFKKNILAQTQENKVRKDTGGLVTSQNSIKDKKITEYAQYLGLQPAANSTSSLPGTSDQPSQSLSTQRQSFFTSTSSSSSSSSSSRSTSTRKLSKNNNFRITRKVYLCAACGTYFENWNLFLHMREIHKRHICLFCLGMFGQAERLSNHLTKKHSVTEFKFNSIDDFYEIFKGSCYLLCCDCEKVFSETDDFSEHYCAGNGNNNDNANLNANDGVAINIGTSAAGASSNAGDNRVNTNVVQSSQPQQPISEQVCSMCRQANGKHLATCKLGQTYDKRHDTSLMHERLISDNKRTLLPNPANKVAKKLLNAGKARFKTTDKALLSYQRKLADLYARKRSRIAQEEEENEDIQGNYEINYNKFSGKIDDKRTDSQKERQVVEIDVSKSPVHERTDRYTDTIMQVSRCSDDWDTDEDKHDDEEDDDDDDDDDRVNSLDEPLDEMEQGELILDDGKEDSIESLPSPIRETSPRLQIASSPVREPSPIEQIPDVSDTTENVSGSTEEESIVKESAPPPVPVTTSTSITTSTPTATASVTRVNSTNRSLVIKICTNKNSQFSIATPNSNGTYTNNNDSVNDEEENEDEAESAEEINKSGEIDSDKEVTDSDHASDSDSGKLTVALPNESHQPEEEPIVSQEPAQLHQEEETKETEDLAKPDEPYREITPMPSPVKESVPESDGILLANSELPCIDLNVVGLLESMEIDDLLKRCIEAASPTCVYCNHARHIAINGKQLALHMLAEHRFQPQHPAIIIQYEQFINRVKKSLDEIESLYFNFDSYDSKRGTYDVPAQRTYECYLCRIYYTIHKDLYLHNRKMHQKTILVCIMCKSTFYNHSELLCHLCPGVYAAGVTIRYRCCLCNIESLPSAFRLMVHLRKRHHACDVCLESTGNQQKLSNHVWKHKLHHLCYRCGIAYRNKPDITKHLFWKHGTESVVCKKCLQKKWPHVYHFCIPPSEFICEECGAKFTRAVALKVHKRLHTGDAPYGCSECLERFISKKLLAKHEDTHKPQPEIPPAPPENTEMQVDVCEPNTDVPSENLAEPKADTTTAAVADDVSKVPKEPVRKVVDVYDLPPLNLSSDSDSDSEEDKKEKEKQVNKCEDKSKDEEKNKEKNEDESKEIDETSRIETNEVPEEIQLAEVNDNRDEETDEVDKQEVVIMNGIWDNFKSYAASLGASDVLVTPEIDIKTSNDEILKNIAAEHDYWVVYEPPKDETIQEPENATKSEEVTESSTLTTNGESDKKKKSPKKKKQSGGSSSSSDSSSDSDSSSCSCGTNCSCSSSSSGSSSSSSSSSDSDSSASENSPRKQSAATRKDRRKERDARRKIKEDAAAEVQPENGIRSCDDAPIEPVAVTEVQENNTPVALPLRESDLETTETETDEDFYDEYPQQHANRLLAERRNQSMLQESSVVAPASADDSMAFGSSSSDVKNGTIESSIPDVNSLPSAPSLVKSIKPTAKRKIKTKRRKKLEGRESIRESIVRESGRGRGRGRPPGTTKAAMEALKLNIPKNILYHKKSISPPTFNTIDEFMYHTNYHQVNTDTSGIINSSAISATSENENTSANDSKRSSKRKRIPKRFYGDSSDEEQQRQASSTTTTTTTTTKWRKTDSIPYIPSITIKQNFGPPPSSVVEQKVYSTVPSVQEPVSVPPSQPGLITQPAVVPQSVSVHTAVTAGTTDSDEPADTSSDSSASECESTVNQRVTHPPLPLNNSGPTGPSNRPANVYCYCRCPYDEVSEMIACDGSNCHIEWFHFECVGIMVPPKGKWYCPDCLKKEGIPDNQFN from the exons ATGGATGATGAAGATGGAGAAGCGTCTAACAATGATTCCTGGACTATACCCGAACAATTGTCATACAAAGAAACCAAATTGACCGACGAATTAAAACGTTTTAACTCTGCAAATCAATGTGCTATggatatttatgataataaagatGATTCTGATGATAGATTGTCCAACCAAGTTGCCTACagaggttttaaaaaaaatattcttgctCAAACACAAGAAAATAAAGTGCGTAAGGATACTGGTGGGTTGGTAACCTCACAAAATTCTATTAAggacaaaaaaataaccgaATATGCTCAGTATTTGGGTTTACAGCCAGCAG CTAATTCTACATCCTCATTACCCGGTACGTCTGATCAACCATCACAATCGTTATCAACTCAACGGCAGTCTTTTTTTACATCgacatcgtcatcatcatcatcgtcatcgtcATCACGATCAACTTCTAcaagaaaattatcaaaaaataataattttcgtaTAACACGTAAAGTTTATTTGTGTGCGGCATGTGGAACGTACTTTGAAAATTGGAATCTCTTTTTACATATGCGTGAAATTCATAAAAGacatatttgtttattttgtcTTGGTATGTTTGGACAAGCTGAAAGACTATCTAatcatttaactaaaaaacacAGTGTTacggaatttaaatttaatagtattgatgatttttatgaaatatttaaggGCTCGTGTTATTTACTTTGCTGTGAttgtgaaaaagttttttctgaGACTGATGATTTTTCGGAGCACTATTGCGCTGgtaatggtaataataatgacaatgcTAATCTTAATGCTAATGATGGTGTTGCTATTAATATTGGTACTAGTGCTGCTGGTGCTAGTTCTAATGCTGGTGATAATCGTGTCAATACAAATGTTGTTCAGTCAAGTCAACCGCAACAACCAATCAGTGAACAAGTTTGTTCGATGTGTAGGCAAGCTAATGGAAAACACTTAGCTACGTGTAAACTAGGACAAACATATGATAAGAGACATGATACGTCATTGATGCATGAACGATTGATAAGTGATAATAAACGGACACTTCTACCTAATCCAGCGAATAAAGTtgccaagaaattattaaatgccGGTAAAGCTAGGTTTAAAACAACTGACAAGGCTTTGTTGTCTTATCAGAGAAAATTAGCGGATTTGTACGCGAGAAAGCGGAGCAGGATTGCCCAAGAGgaagaagaaaatgaagaCATTCAAGggaattatgaaataaattacaacAAATTTAGCGGGAAAATTGATGACAAGAGAACTGATAGTCAGAAAGAACGACAGGTGGTGGAGATTGATGTCAGCAAGTCTCCGGTTCATGAGAGAACTGACAGGTATACTGATACAATAATGCAGGTTTCAAGGTGTAGTGATGACTGGGACACTGATGAAGACAAGCATGATGATGaggaagatgatgatgatgatgatgatgatgacagGGTCAATAGTTTGGATGAACCGCTGGACGAAATGGAGCAAGGAGAACTGATTCTCGACGACGGTAAAGAAGACTCTATTGAAAGTTTGCCTAGTCCGATTCGCGAGACTTCTCCTCGTCTTCAAATCGCCTCGAGTCCTGTTCGTGAGCCCAGTCCGATTGAGCAGATTCCTGATGTTTCGGATACGACGGAGAATGTATCTGGATCAACTGAAGAAGAATCAATTGTCAAAGAATCAGCTCCACCTCCAGTTCCAGTTACAACTTCAACTTCAATAACTACTTCTACGCCCACGGCGACAGCTTCAGTAACGCGTGTAAATTCAACGAACCGCAgtttggtaattaaaatatgcacgaataaaaattcacagtTTTCAATTGCAACGCCTAATAGCAATGGAACTTACACGAATAACAATGATAGTGTCAatgatgaagaagaaaatgaagatGAAGCTGAATCTGCTGAagagataaataaaagtgGAGAAATTGATTCTGATAAAGAAGTAACTGACAGTGATCACGCCAGCGATTCAGACAGCGGAAAGCTTACAGTAGCGCTGCCCAATGAATCGCATCAACCTGAAGAAGAGCCAATTGTTTCACAAGAACCTGCACAACTTCACCAGGAGGAAGAGACCAAAGAGACTGAGGATCTGGCCAAGCCAGATGAACCGTACAGAGAAATTACACCCATGCCGTCACCAGTTAAAGAATCTGTTCCAGAGTCTGATGGTATTCTACTGGCAAACAGTGAACTTCCCTGTATAGATTTGAATGTTGTCGGGTTGCTAGAGAGTATGGAAATTGATGATCTGCTGAAACGATGCATCGAAGCTGCTAGTCCTACCTGCGTTTACTGCAACCACGCACGGCATATTGCCATCAATGGAAAACAGTTGGCTCTCCATATGCTTGCTGAGCATCGGTTTCAACCTCAACACCCAGCAATAATAATTCAGTATGAACAATTTATCAacagagtaaaaaaatcactcgATGAAATCGAGTCTTTGTACTTTAATTTTGACAGTTATGACAGTAAACGTGGTACCTATGATGTACCAGCACAAAGAACTTACGAGTGTTATCTTTGTCGTATTTATTACACAATTCACAAAGATTTGTATCTTCACAATCGTAAAATGCACCAGAAAACAATATTAGTTTGTATAATGTGTAAATCAACTTTTTATAATCACAGTGAGTTACTTTGTCATCTTTGTCCTGGAGTTTATGCTGCCGGCGTTACAATAAGATACAGATGCTGTTTGTGTAATATCGAGAGTCTTCCATCGGCATTTAGATTGATGGTTCATCTGAGAAAACGTCATCATGCTTGTGATGTTTGTCTAGAGTCAACGGGGAACCAGCAAAAATTATCTAATCACGTCTGGAAGCACAAACTCCATCATCTCTGCTATCGGTGCGGTATTGCGTATCGCAACAAACCGGATataacaaaacatttattCTGGAAACACGGAACTGAGAGTGttgtttgtaaaaaatgtttgcaaaaaaaatggccacatgtttatcatttttgtATACCACCAAGTGAATTTATTTGTGAAGAATGCGGTGCTAAATTTACACGAGCTGTTGCTCTTAAAGTACACAAAAGACTGCACACGGGTGATGCACCTTACGGATGCAGCGAGTGTCTAGAGAGATTTATTTCAAAGAAATTGTTGGCTAAGCACGAAGACACTCATAAACCTCAGCCAGAAATTCCACCAGCGCCGCCGGAAAATACGGAGATGCAGGTTGATGTCTGTGAGCCAAACACTGATGTACCCAGTGAAAATTTAGCTGAACCTAAAGCTGATACTACtactgctgctgttgctgatGACGTTTCGAAGGTACCTAAAGAACCAGTGAGGAAGGTTGTTGATGTTTATGATCTGCCGCCGTTGAATCTGTCATCGGACAGTGACTCGGATTCTGAAGAGGAcaagaaagagaaagaaaaacaaGTGAATAAATGCGAGGACAAGAGTAAGGATGAggagaaaaataaagagaagAATGAAGATGAGAGTAAAGAAATTGATGAGACCAGTAGGATTGAGACCAATGAAGTTCCTGAGGAGATTCAATTGGCTGAAGTCAATGACAATCGGGATGAAGAGACCGATGAAGTGGATAAGCAGGAGGTGGTGATAATGAATGGAATTTGGGATAATTTCAAATCTTATGCTGCTAGTCTGGGTGCCAGTGATGTTCTTGTGACACCAGAAATTGATATCAAGACTAGCAATGATgagatattgaaaaatattgctGCTGAGCATGATTACTGGGTTGTTTATGAGCCGCCTAAAGATGAAACGATTCAAGAACCTGAAAATGCTACCAAATCGGAAGAGGTAACGGAAAGTTCGACGTTGACAACTAACGGAGAGAGTgacaagaaaaagaaatcGCCTAAGAAGAAAAAACAGTCTGGTGGCAGTTCATCGTCAAGTGATTCATCGAGTGACAGCGACTCTAGTAGTTGTTCCTGTGGTACTAATTGTAGTTGCAGTAGCTCTTCCTCGGGGAGCTCTTCATCTTCAAGCAGCAGTTCTGATTCAGATAGCTCTGCGTCTGAGAACTCGCCGCGTAAACAGTCAGCGGCAACTCGAAAAGATCGAAGAAAAGAACGCGATGCaaggagaaaaataaaagaagatgCTGCTGCTGAAGTCCAACCAGAAAATGGTATCAGGTCTTGCGATGATGCACCAATAGAACCTGTAGCTGTTACAGAAGTACAAGAAAATAATACACCAGTGGCTTTACCTCTAAGGGAATCAGATCTTGAGACCACAGAAACAGAAACTGATGAAGATTTTTACGACGAATATCCTCAGCAACACGCAAACAGACTTTTAGCTGAGAGAAGAAATCAGTCGATGCTCCAAGAGTCTAGTGTAGTCGCACCGGCCTCTGCTGACGACTCAATGGCATTTGGTTCTTCCTCTAGTGACGTTAAAAATGGTACTATAGAATCCTCGATACCGGATGTAAACTCATTGCCATCAGCTCCGTCACTAGTGAAATCAATTAAACCAACAGCaaaacgtaaaataaaaacaaagagACGTAAAAAATTAGAAGGACGTGAATCTATTCGTGAAAGTATTGTCCGTGAAAGTGGACGCGGTCGTGGACGAGGTAGACCACCGGGTACCACAAAAGCCGCAATGGAGGCACTTAAATTAAACATTCCAAAGAATATattgtatcataaaaaaagtatatcacCACCAACATTCAACACCATCGACGAGTTTATGTATCATACAAATTATCATCAAGTTAATACGGATACAAGtggaattattaattcaagCGCCATATCAGCAACAAGTGAAAACGAAAATACATCAGCAAATGACAGCAAGAGATCGTCAAAGCGAAAACGAATACCCAAAAGATTTTACGGTGACTCGAGTGATGAGGAACAGCAACGACAGGCatcatcaacaacaacaacaacaacaacaacaacaaagtGGCGTAAAACAGATTCAATACCTTACATACCTAGtataacaataaaacaaaattttggtcCACCACCGTCGTCAGTTGTTGAACAAAAAGTTTACTCAACTGTTCCCAGTGTTCAAGAACCCGTTTCAGTACCACCATCACAGCCAGGATTAATAACACAACCAGCAGTAGTACCTCAGTCAGTTTCTGTTCACACTGCAGTAACTGCCGGTACAACGGACTCAGATGAACCCGCGGACACTAGCAGTGACTCTAGTGCTTCGGAATGTGAATCAACAGTCAACCAACGTGTGACTCATCCACCGCTGCCTCTAAACAATTCCGGACCAACTGGACCAAGCAACCGGCCAGCAAACGTCTACTGTTATTGCCGCTGTCCTTATGACGAAGTATCAGAAATGATTGCGTGCGATGGTAGCAATTGTCACATCGAGTGGTTTCACTTTGAGTGCGTTGGTATTATGGTACCACCAAAAGGCAAATGGTATTGTCCAGACTGTCTTAAGAAAGAGGGAATACcggataatcaatttaattaa
- the LOC103574780 gene encoding uncharacterized protein LOC103574780 isoform X1 gives MDDEDGEASNNDSWTIPEQLSYKETKLTDELKRFNSANQCAMDIYDNKDDSDDRLSNQVAYRGFKKNILAQTQENKVRKDTGGLVTSQNSIKDKKITEYAQYLGLQPAGKYKCLKCHPTVTFKSLSMLKQHEFICQAANSTSSLPGTSDQPSQSLSTQRQSFFTSTSSSSSSSSSSRSTSTRKLSKNNNFRITRKVYLCAACGTYFENWNLFLHMREIHKRHICLFCLGMFGQAERLSNHLTKKHSVTEFKFNSIDDFYEIFKGSCYLLCCDCEKVFSETDDFSEHYCAGNGNNNDNANLNANDGVAINIGTSAAGASSNAGDNRVNTNVVQSSQPQQPISEQVCSMCRQANGKHLATCKLGQTYDKRHDTSLMHERLISDNKRTLLPNPANKVAKKLLNAGKARFKTTDKALLSYQRKLADLYARKRSRIAQEEEENEDIQGNYEINYNKFSGKIDDKRTDSQKERQVVEIDVSKSPVHERTDRYTDTIMQVSRCSDDWDTDEDKHDDEEDDDDDDDDDRVNSLDEPLDEMEQGELILDDGKEDSIESLPSPIRETSPRLQIASSPVREPSPIEQIPDVSDTTENVSGSTEEESIVKESAPPPVPVTTSTSITTSTPTATASVTRVNSTNRSLVIKICTNKNSQFSIATPNSNGTYTNNNDSVNDEEENEDEAESAEEINKSGEIDSDKEVTDSDHASDSDSGKLTVALPNESHQPEEEPIVSQEPAQLHQEEETKETEDLAKPDEPYREITPMPSPVKESVPESDGILLANSELPCIDLNVVGLLESMEIDDLLKRCIEAASPTCVYCNHARHIAINGKQLALHMLAEHRFQPQHPAIIIQYEQFINRVKKSLDEIESLYFNFDSYDSKRGTYDVPAQRTYECYLCRIYYTIHKDLYLHNRKMHQKTILVCIMCKSTFYNHSELLCHLCPGVYAAGVTIRYRCCLCNIESLPSAFRLMVHLRKRHHACDVCLESTGNQQKLSNHVWKHKLHHLCYRCGIAYRNKPDITKHLFWKHGTESVVCKKCLQKKWPHVYHFCIPPSEFICEECGAKFTRAVALKVHKRLHTGDAPYGCSECLERFISKKLLAKHEDTHKPQPEIPPAPPENTEMQVDVCEPNTDVPSENLAEPKADTTTAAVADDVSKVPKEPVRKVVDVYDLPPLNLSSDSDSDSEEDKKEKEKQVNKCEDKSKDEEKNKEKNEDESKEIDETSRIETNEVPEEIQLAEVNDNRDEETDEVDKQEVVIMNGIWDNFKSYAASLGASDVLVTPEIDIKTSNDEILKNIAAEHDYWVVYEPPKDETIQEPENATKSEEVTESSTLTTNGESDKKKKSPKKKKQSGGSSSSSDSSSDSDSSSCSCGTNCSCSSSSSGSSSSSSSSSDSDSSASENSPRKQSAATRKDRRKERDARRKIKEDAAAEVQPENGIRSCDDAPIEPVAVTEVQENNTPVALPLRESDLETTETETDEDFYDEYPQQHANRLLAERRNQSMLQESSVVAPASADDSMAFGSSSSDVKNGTIESSIPDVNSLPSAPSLVKSIKPTAKRKIKTKRRKKLEGRESIRESIVRESGRGRGRGRPPGTTKAAMEALKLNIPKNILYHKKSISPPTFNTIDEFMYHTNYHQVNTDTSGIINSSAISATSENENTSANDSKRSSKRKRIPKRFYGDSSDEEQQRQASSTTTTTTTTTKWRKTDSIPYIPSITIKQNFGPPPSSVVEQKVYSTVPSVQEPVSVPPSQPGLITQPAVVPQSVSVHTAVTAGTTDSDEPADTSSDSSASECESTVNQRVTHPPLPLNNSGPTGPSNRPANVYCYCRCPYDEVSEMIACDGSNCHIEWFHFECVGIMVPPKGKWYCPDCLKKEGIPDNQFN, from the coding sequence ATGGATGATGAAGATGGAGAAGCGTCTAACAATGATTCCTGGACTATACCCGAACAATTGTCATACAAAGAAACCAAATTGACCGACGAATTAAAACGTTTTAACTCTGCAAATCAATGTGCTATggatatttatgataataaagatGATTCTGATGATAGATTGTCCAACCAAGTTGCCTACagaggttttaaaaaaaatattcttgctCAAACACAAGAAAATAAAGTGCGTAAGGATACTGGTGGGTTGGTAACCTCACAAAATTCTATTAAggacaaaaaaataaccgaATATGCTCAGTATTTGGGTTTACAGCCAGCAGGTAAATATAAGTGTTTAAAGTGTCATCCAACAGTGACATTTAAATCATTATCAATGCTCAAACaacatgaatttatttgtcaaGCAGCTAATTCTACATCCTCATTACCCGGTACGTCTGATCAACCATCACAATCGTTATCAACTCAACGGCAGTCTTTTTTTACATCgacatcgtcatcatcatcatcgtcatcgtcATCACGATCAACTTCTAcaagaaaattatcaaaaaataataattttcgtaTAACACGTAAAGTTTATTTGTGTGCGGCATGTGGAACGTACTTTGAAAATTGGAATCTCTTTTTACATATGCGTGAAATTCATAAAAGacatatttgtttattttgtcTTGGTATGTTTGGACAAGCTGAAAGACTATCTAatcatttaactaaaaaacacAGTGTTacggaatttaaatttaatagtattgatgatttttatgaaatatttaaggGCTCGTGTTATTTACTTTGCTGTGAttgtgaaaaagttttttctgaGACTGATGATTTTTCGGAGCACTATTGCGCTGgtaatggtaataataatgacaatgcTAATCTTAATGCTAATGATGGTGTTGCTATTAATATTGGTACTAGTGCTGCTGGTGCTAGTTCTAATGCTGGTGATAATCGTGTCAATACAAATGTTGTTCAGTCAAGTCAACCGCAACAACCAATCAGTGAACAAGTTTGTTCGATGTGTAGGCAAGCTAATGGAAAACACTTAGCTACGTGTAAACTAGGACAAACATATGATAAGAGACATGATACGTCATTGATGCATGAACGATTGATAAGTGATAATAAACGGACACTTCTACCTAATCCAGCGAATAAAGTtgccaagaaattattaaatgccGGTAAAGCTAGGTTTAAAACAACTGACAAGGCTTTGTTGTCTTATCAGAGAAAATTAGCGGATTTGTACGCGAGAAAGCGGAGCAGGATTGCCCAAGAGgaagaagaaaatgaagaCATTCAAGggaattatgaaataaattacaacAAATTTAGCGGGAAAATTGATGACAAGAGAACTGATAGTCAGAAAGAACGACAGGTGGTGGAGATTGATGTCAGCAAGTCTCCGGTTCATGAGAGAACTGACAGGTATACTGATACAATAATGCAGGTTTCAAGGTGTAGTGATGACTGGGACACTGATGAAGACAAGCATGATGATGaggaagatgatgatgatgatgatgatgatgacagGGTCAATAGTTTGGATGAACCGCTGGACGAAATGGAGCAAGGAGAACTGATTCTCGACGACGGTAAAGAAGACTCTATTGAAAGTTTGCCTAGTCCGATTCGCGAGACTTCTCCTCGTCTTCAAATCGCCTCGAGTCCTGTTCGTGAGCCCAGTCCGATTGAGCAGATTCCTGATGTTTCGGATACGACGGAGAATGTATCTGGATCAACTGAAGAAGAATCAATTGTCAAAGAATCAGCTCCACCTCCAGTTCCAGTTACAACTTCAACTTCAATAACTACTTCTACGCCCACGGCGACAGCTTCAGTAACGCGTGTAAATTCAACGAACCGCAgtttggtaattaaaatatgcacgaataaaaattcacagtTTTCAATTGCAACGCCTAATAGCAATGGAACTTACACGAATAACAATGATAGTGTCAatgatgaagaagaaaatgaagatGAAGCTGAATCTGCTGAagagataaataaaagtgGAGAAATTGATTCTGATAAAGAAGTAACTGACAGTGATCACGCCAGCGATTCAGACAGCGGAAAGCTTACAGTAGCGCTGCCCAATGAATCGCATCAACCTGAAGAAGAGCCAATTGTTTCACAAGAACCTGCACAACTTCACCAGGAGGAAGAGACCAAAGAGACTGAGGATCTGGCCAAGCCAGATGAACCGTACAGAGAAATTACACCCATGCCGTCACCAGTTAAAGAATCTGTTCCAGAGTCTGATGGTATTCTACTGGCAAACAGTGAACTTCCCTGTATAGATTTGAATGTTGTCGGGTTGCTAGAGAGTATGGAAATTGATGATCTGCTGAAACGATGCATCGAAGCTGCTAGTCCTACCTGCGTTTACTGCAACCACGCACGGCATATTGCCATCAATGGAAAACAGTTGGCTCTCCATATGCTTGCTGAGCATCGGTTTCAACCTCAACACCCAGCAATAATAATTCAGTATGAACAATTTATCAacagagtaaaaaaatcactcgATGAAATCGAGTCTTTGTACTTTAATTTTGACAGTTATGACAGTAAACGTGGTACCTATGATGTACCAGCACAAAGAACTTACGAGTGTTATCTTTGTCGTATTTATTACACAATTCACAAAGATTTGTATCTTCACAATCGTAAAATGCACCAGAAAACAATATTAGTTTGTATAATGTGTAAATCAACTTTTTATAATCACAGTGAGTTACTTTGTCATCTTTGTCCTGGAGTTTATGCTGCCGGCGTTACAATAAGATACAGATGCTGTTTGTGTAATATCGAGAGTCTTCCATCGGCATTTAGATTGATGGTTCATCTGAGAAAACGTCATCATGCTTGTGATGTTTGTCTAGAGTCAACGGGGAACCAGCAAAAATTATCTAATCACGTCTGGAAGCACAAACTCCATCATCTCTGCTATCGGTGCGGTATTGCGTATCGCAACAAACCGGATataacaaaacatttattCTGGAAACACGGAACTGAGAGTGttgtttgtaaaaaatgtttgcaaaaaaaatggccacatgtttatcatttttgtATACCACCAAGTGAATTTATTTGTGAAGAATGCGGTGCTAAATTTACACGAGCTGTTGCTCTTAAAGTACACAAAAGACTGCACACGGGTGATGCACCTTACGGATGCAGCGAGTGTCTAGAGAGATTTATTTCAAAGAAATTGTTGGCTAAGCACGAAGACACTCATAAACCTCAGCCAGAAATTCCACCAGCGCCGCCGGAAAATACGGAGATGCAGGTTGATGTCTGTGAGCCAAACACTGATGTACCCAGTGAAAATTTAGCTGAACCTAAAGCTGATACTACtactgctgctgttgctgatGACGTTTCGAAGGTACCTAAAGAACCAGTGAGGAAGGTTGTTGATGTTTATGATCTGCCGCCGTTGAATCTGTCATCGGACAGTGACTCGGATTCTGAAGAGGAcaagaaagagaaagaaaaacaaGTGAATAAATGCGAGGACAAGAGTAAGGATGAggagaaaaataaagagaagAATGAAGATGAGAGTAAAGAAATTGATGAGACCAGTAGGATTGAGACCAATGAAGTTCCTGAGGAGATTCAATTGGCTGAAGTCAATGACAATCGGGATGAAGAGACCGATGAAGTGGATAAGCAGGAGGTGGTGATAATGAATGGAATTTGGGATAATTTCAAATCTTATGCTGCTAGTCTGGGTGCCAGTGATGTTCTTGTGACACCAGAAATTGATATCAAGACTAGCAATGATgagatattgaaaaatattgctGCTGAGCATGATTACTGGGTTGTTTATGAGCCGCCTAAAGATGAAACGATTCAAGAACCTGAAAATGCTACCAAATCGGAAGAGGTAACGGAAAGTTCGACGTTGACAACTAACGGAGAGAGTgacaagaaaaagaaatcGCCTAAGAAGAAAAAACAGTCTGGTGGCAGTTCATCGTCAAGTGATTCATCGAGTGACAGCGACTCTAGTAGTTGTTCCTGTGGTACTAATTGTAGTTGCAGTAGCTCTTCCTCGGGGAGCTCTTCATCTTCAAGCAGCAGTTCTGATTCAGATAGCTCTGCGTCTGAGAACTCGCCGCGTAAACAGTCAGCGGCAACTCGAAAAGATCGAAGAAAAGAACGCGATGCaaggagaaaaataaaagaagatgCTGCTGCTGAAGTCCAACCAGAAAATGGTATCAGGTCTTGCGATGATGCACCAATAGAACCTGTAGCTGTTACAGAAGTACAAGAAAATAATACACCAGTGGCTTTACCTCTAAGGGAATCAGATCTTGAGACCACAGAAACAGAAACTGATGAAGATTTTTACGACGAATATCCTCAGCAACACGCAAACAGACTTTTAGCTGAGAGAAGAAATCAGTCGATGCTCCAAGAGTCTAGTGTAGTCGCACCGGCCTCTGCTGACGACTCAATGGCATTTGGTTCTTCCTCTAGTGACGTTAAAAATGGTACTATAGAATCCTCGATACCGGATGTAAACTCATTGCCATCAGCTCCGTCACTAGTGAAATCAATTAAACCAACAGCaaaacgtaaaataaaaacaaagagACGTAAAAAATTAGAAGGACGTGAATCTATTCGTGAAAGTATTGTCCGTGAAAGTGGACGCGGTCGTGGACGAGGTAGACCACCGGGTACCACAAAAGCCGCAATGGAGGCACTTAAATTAAACATTCCAAAGAATATattgtatcataaaaaaagtatatcacCACCAACATTCAACACCATCGACGAGTTTATGTATCATACAAATTATCATCAAGTTAATACGGATACAAGtggaattattaattcaagCGCCATATCAGCAACAAGTGAAAACGAAAATACATCAGCAAATGACAGCAAGAGATCGTCAAAGCGAAAACGAATACCCAAAAGATTTTACGGTGACTCGAGTGATGAGGAACAGCAACGACAGGCatcatcaacaacaacaacaacaacaacaacaacaaagtGGCGTAAAACAGATTCAATACCTTACATACCTAGtataacaataaaacaaaattttggtcCACCACCGTCGTCAGTTGTTGAACAAAAAGTTTACTCAACTGTTCCCAGTGTTCAAGAACCCGTTTCAGTACCACCATCACAGCCAGGATTAATAACACAACCAGCAGTAGTACCTCAGTCAGTTTCTGTTCACACTGCAGTAACTGCCGGTACAACGGACTCAGATGAACCCGCGGACACTAGCAGTGACTCTAGTGCTTCGGAATGTGAATCAACAGTCAACCAACGTGTGACTCATCCACCGCTGCCTCTAAACAATTCCGGACCAACTGGACCAAGCAACCGGCCAGCAAACGTCTACTGTTATTGCCGCTGTCCTTATGACGAAGTATCAGAAATGATTGCGTGCGATGGTAGCAATTGTCACATCGAGTGGTTTCACTTTGAGTGCGTTGGTATTATGGTACCACCAAAAGGCAAATGGTATTGTCCAGACTGTCTTAAGAAAGAGGGAATACcggataatcaatttaattaa